The following proteins come from a genomic window of Larimichthys crocea isolate SSNF chromosome XV, L_crocea_2.0, whole genome shotgun sequence:
- the arhgef25a gene encoding rho guanine nucleotide exchange factor 25 isoform X2: protein MKGGHHHHRHHRGCGCQHLFRKVLAKCGCCYARVRDSYSAAGSEGSISTSVASLPPQASGSSAPSSPGSRRSVSTLKKWLTNPVRKLSAGATAKGERQVRKLEGKPAPLPSHSHSQDLGSPLRPDDTFTILPVTHREQEWKDGLASPEDLSPATLQSPGYITDSLIGCTSLPNTQPVSLSDTQSTSVLPDDSGSVLMDDTSSQWSAAADTEEERKSALEKSMYVLKELIETEKHYVADLGLIVEGYMGTMNAKSIPEDMKGKDKIVFGNIHQIFDWHKDYFLGELEKCLAEPERLAQLFIKHERRLHMYVVYCQNKPKSEHIVSEYIETYFEELRQQLGHRLQLNDLLIKPVQRIMKYQLLLKDFLKYYTKAGMDTEELEKAVEVMCFVPKRCNDMMNVGRLQGFEGKITAQGKLLQQDTFTVTEQDSSFLSRAKERRIFLFEQLVIFSEPIDRKKGFSLPGYIFKNSIKVSCLGVEPTVDGDDGRLVLTSRNPDGSVVRFQLLASSPEICRAWVNDVVQILESQRNFLNALQSPIEYQRRESKSNSLGRSMRPPLSAASALRPHSSASIDRHKLPSLHSHNTSLPTLYLPSQGQGQGPSETYSLRDPTVVQPCPADSHTVSPSHVQLGFTDQPNCQAVSNGLYTATTQSAQRAGEGCRRGHATDAGIQAPLSGPSAGRRPSNLAQLAEDDL from the exons ATGAAAGGGGGCCACCATCACCATCGCCACCACCGAGGCTGTGGCTGCCAACACTTGTTCCGTAAAGTCCTGGCCAAGTGTGGCTGCTGCTATGCCCgagtcagag ACTCATACTCGGCAGCAGGCAGCGAAGGTAGCATCTCCACCTCTGTGGCGTCACTGCCCCCGCAGGCATCAGGCAGCTCGGCCCCCAGCTCCCCAGGCTCCAGGCGCTCTGTGAGTACCCTGAAGAAATGGCTCACAAATCCTGTCCGCAAACTCAGTGCCGGGGCCACTGCCAAAGGGGAGCGCCAGGTCCGCAAACTTGAGGGAAAGCCTGCACCTCTTCCCTCCCACAGCCACAGCCAGGATCTGGGCAGCCCTCTGAGGCCTGATGACACATTCACCATCCTGCCTGTCACCCACAGAGAACAG gaGTGGAAAGATGGCCTGGCAAGCCCTGAGGACCTGTCACCGGCTACACTACAGTCCCCCGGCTACATAACTGACTCGCTGATAGGCTGCACGTCACTGCCAAACACCCAG cctgtctccctctctgacaCCCAGTCCACCAGTGTTCTGCCAGATGACAGCGGCTCTGTGTTGATGGACGACACCTCCAGCCAAtggtcagctgcagctgacactgaggaggagaggaagagtgCCTTAGAGAAaagcat GTACGTACTGAAGGAGCTTATTGAGACTGAGAAGCACTATGTGGCAGACCTGGGGCTCATAGTGGAG GGCTACATGGGCACAATGAATGCCAAGAGTATACCGGAGGACATGAAGGGAAAAGACAAGATTGTTTTTGGGAACATTCACCAAATATTTGACTGGCATAAAGA ctacTTCCTGGGAGAGCTGGAGAAGTGTTTGGCAGAGCCAGAGAGGCTGGCTCAGCTCTTTATTAAACAT GAGAGGCGTCTGCATATGTACGTTGTATACTGTCAGAACAAGCCCAAGTCAGAACACATCGTCTCAGAATATATTGAGACTTATTTTGAG GAGTTGCGGCAGCAGCTGGGCCACAGGCTGCAGCTCAACGACCTACTCATCAAACCTGTCCAGAGGATCATGAAGTACCAGCTGCTCCTCAAG GACTTCCTGAAGTATTACACCAAAGCTGGGATGGACACAGAGGAGTTGGAG AAAGCAGTAGAAGTGATGTGCTTTGTGCCAAAACGTTGCAATGACATGATGAATGTGGGCAGACTACAAGGCTTTGAG GGGAAGATCACAGCCCAGGGCAAGCTGCTCCAGCAAGACACCTTCACTGTTACCGAACAGGACAGTAGCTTCCTGTCCCGGGCAAAGGAAAGACGGATCTTCCTGTTTGAGCAGCTGGTCATCTTCAGTGAGCCAATTGATAGGAAGAAAGGTTTCTCACTCCCGGGATACATCTTTAAGAACAGCATCAAG GTGAGCTGCCTGGGGGTGGAGCCCACTGTGGACGGCGATGATGGTCGACTTGTGCTGACATCACGCAACCCTGACGGGAGTGTGGTGCGTTTCCAGTTGCTGGCCTCCTCCCCTGAGATCTGCAGGGCCTGGGTCAATGATGTTGTTCAGATCTTGGAATCCCAGCGTAACTTCCTCAATG ccTTACAGTCACCTATTGAGTACCAGCGGCGAGAGAGCAAGTCTAATAGCCTGGGCCGCAGCATGAGGCCCCCTCTGTCTGCTGCCAGCGCTCTTCGGCCCCACTCTTCTGCCTCTATAGACCGTCATAAGCTGCCCTCCCTTCACTCTCACAACACCTCCCTGCCCACACTCTACCTACCCAGCCAAGGCCAGGGCCAAGGACCCAGCGAGACATACTCACTGCGGGAC CCCACTGTGGTCCAGCCATGTCCTGCTGACTCCCACACTGTTTCTCCATCACATGTCCAACTGGGCTTCACTGATCAGCCAAACTGTCAAGCTGTGTCAAATGGGCTGTACACAGCCACCACACAAAGTGCACAG agagcaggagagggcTGCCGAAGGGGTCATGCTACTGATGCTGGGATCCAGGCTCCATTGTCGGGCCCCTCAGCCGGACGACGCCCCAGCAACCTGGCTCAGCTAGCAGAGGATGACCTATGA
- the sp5l gene encoding sp5 transcription factor-like has translation MAALAIQRTDNFLHTFLQDRTPSSSPEGAPNALSFLATTCSQAWQVGGTMGSEGSQFPYEGTVSSTSGMFQLWSNDMAPSTALSTHQMTFTVPKVQFPGHMQSGLGHHHHHPHHHHHHELPLTPPAEPPSSYSFELSPVKVLSSQPQANGPYYPQHNSVGQNFPSFLQNSSARHHLSGGHVEDGQQWWSLPQTNATPSNHPFSLGRQLVLGHQPQIAALLQGTSKGLLSSTRRCRRCKCPNCQANGGGLEFGKKRLHICHIPECGKVYKKTSHLKAHLRWHAGERPFICNWLFCGKSFTRSDELQRHLRTHTGEKRFGCQQCGKRFMRSDHLSKHVKTHQTRKSRSGQPSQSTDPLLTNIKRE, from the exons aTGGCTGCGCTGGCGATACAAAGGACTGACAACTTTTTGCACACCTTTTTACAG GACCGGACGCCCAGTTCCTCTCCAGAGGGAGCACCTAACGCCCTCTCCTTCCTGGCCACCACCTGTAGCCAGGCCTGGCAGGTGGGAGGCACTATGGGCTCAGAAGGCTCCCAGTTTCCCTACGAGGGCACCGTCAGCTCCACATCAGGAATGTTTCAGCTCTGGAGCAACGACATGGCGCCAAGCACAGCCCTAAGTACACACCAGATGACCTTCACAGTGCCCAAGGTGCAGTTTCCTGGACACATGCAGTCTGGCCTgggtcaccatcatcatcatccccatcatcaccaccaccatgagCTGCCTCTCACCCCTCCGGCTGAACCCCCCTCCTCCTACTCATTCGAACTCTCCCCTGTCAAAGTGCTGTCCTCGCAGCCACAGGCCAATGGCCCCTATTATCCTCAGCACAACAGTGTGGGACAAAACTTCCCCAGCTTCCTCCAGAACTCCTCAGCCAGACATCACCTAAGCGGGGGCCATGTGGAAGATGGGCAGCAGTGGTGGAGCCTTCCCCAAACCAATGCCACCCCTTCCAACCATCCCTTCTCCTTAGGCAGACAGCTGGTTTTGGGACATCAGCCCCAGATAGCTGCGCTTCTCCAGGGCACCTCCAAGGGTCTGCTGAGCTCCACTCGCCGCTGCCGCCGCTGCAAGTGCCCCAACTGCCAGGCGAATGGTGGAGGGTTAGAGTTTGGAAAGAAGAGACTGCACATCTGCCACATCCCAGAGTGTGGGAAAGTGTACAAGAAGACCTCTCACTTGAAGGCACATCTGCGTTGGCATGCCGGGGAGAGGCCCTTCATCTGTAACTGGCTCTTCTGTGGTAAAAGCTTCACCCGTTCAGATGAGCTACAGCGGCACCTCCGCACACACACCGGAGAGAAGCGCTTTGGGTGTCAGCAGTGCGGCAAGAGGTTCATGAGGAGTGACCACCTCTCCAAACATGTCAAGACCCACCAGACCAGGAAAAGCCGGTCTGGGCAGCCTTCACAGAGCACGGACCCTCTGCTCACCAATATCAAGAGAGAGTAA
- the arhgef25a gene encoding rho guanine nucleotide exchange factor 25 isoform X1: protein MKGGHHHHRHHRGCGCQHLFRKVLAKCGCCYARVRDSYSAAGSEGSISTSVASLPPQASGSSAPSSPGSRRSVSTLKKWLTNPVRKLSAGATAKGERQVRKLEGKPAPLPSHSHSQDLGSPLRPDDTFTILPVTHREQEWKDGLASPEDLSPATLQSPGYITDSLIGCTSLPNTQPVSLSDTQSTSVLPDDSGSVLMDDTSSQWSAAADTEEERKSALEKSMYVLKELIETEKHYVADLGLIVEGYMGTMNAKSIPEDMKGKDKIVFGNIHQIFDWHKDYFLGELEKCLAEPERLAQLFIKHERRLHMYVVYCQNKPKSEHIVSEYIETYFEELRQQLGHRLQLNDLLIKPVQRIMKYQLLLKDFLKYYTKAGMDTEELEKAVEVMCFVPKRCNDMMNVGRLQGFEGKITAQGKLLQQDTFTVTEQDSSFLSRAKERRIFLFEQLVIFSEPIDRKKGFSLPGYIFKNSIKVSCLGVEPTVDGDDGRLVLTSRNPDGSVVRFQLLASSPEICRAWVNDVVQILESQRNFLNALQSPIEYQRRESKSNSLGRSMRPPLSAASALRPHSSASIDRHKLPSLHSHNTSLPTLYLPSQGQGQGPSETYSLRDPTVVQPCPADSHTVSPSHVQLGFTDQPNCQAVSNGLYTATTQSAQQRAGEGCRRGHATDAGIQAPLSGPSAGRRPSNLAQLAEDDL, encoded by the exons ATGAAAGGGGGCCACCATCACCATCGCCACCACCGAGGCTGTGGCTGCCAACACTTGTTCCGTAAAGTCCTGGCCAAGTGTGGCTGCTGCTATGCCCgagtcagag ACTCATACTCGGCAGCAGGCAGCGAAGGTAGCATCTCCACCTCTGTGGCGTCACTGCCCCCGCAGGCATCAGGCAGCTCGGCCCCCAGCTCCCCAGGCTCCAGGCGCTCTGTGAGTACCCTGAAGAAATGGCTCACAAATCCTGTCCGCAAACTCAGTGCCGGGGCCACTGCCAAAGGGGAGCGCCAGGTCCGCAAACTTGAGGGAAAGCCTGCACCTCTTCCCTCCCACAGCCACAGCCAGGATCTGGGCAGCCCTCTGAGGCCTGATGACACATTCACCATCCTGCCTGTCACCCACAGAGAACAG gaGTGGAAAGATGGCCTGGCAAGCCCTGAGGACCTGTCACCGGCTACACTACAGTCCCCCGGCTACATAACTGACTCGCTGATAGGCTGCACGTCACTGCCAAACACCCAG cctgtctccctctctgacaCCCAGTCCACCAGTGTTCTGCCAGATGACAGCGGCTCTGTGTTGATGGACGACACCTCCAGCCAAtggtcagctgcagctgacactgaggaggagaggaagagtgCCTTAGAGAAaagcat GTACGTACTGAAGGAGCTTATTGAGACTGAGAAGCACTATGTGGCAGACCTGGGGCTCATAGTGGAG GGCTACATGGGCACAATGAATGCCAAGAGTATACCGGAGGACATGAAGGGAAAAGACAAGATTGTTTTTGGGAACATTCACCAAATATTTGACTGGCATAAAGA ctacTTCCTGGGAGAGCTGGAGAAGTGTTTGGCAGAGCCAGAGAGGCTGGCTCAGCTCTTTATTAAACAT GAGAGGCGTCTGCATATGTACGTTGTATACTGTCAGAACAAGCCCAAGTCAGAACACATCGTCTCAGAATATATTGAGACTTATTTTGAG GAGTTGCGGCAGCAGCTGGGCCACAGGCTGCAGCTCAACGACCTACTCATCAAACCTGTCCAGAGGATCATGAAGTACCAGCTGCTCCTCAAG GACTTCCTGAAGTATTACACCAAAGCTGGGATGGACACAGAGGAGTTGGAG AAAGCAGTAGAAGTGATGTGCTTTGTGCCAAAACGTTGCAATGACATGATGAATGTGGGCAGACTACAAGGCTTTGAG GGGAAGATCACAGCCCAGGGCAAGCTGCTCCAGCAAGACACCTTCACTGTTACCGAACAGGACAGTAGCTTCCTGTCCCGGGCAAAGGAAAGACGGATCTTCCTGTTTGAGCAGCTGGTCATCTTCAGTGAGCCAATTGATAGGAAGAAAGGTTTCTCACTCCCGGGATACATCTTTAAGAACAGCATCAAG GTGAGCTGCCTGGGGGTGGAGCCCACTGTGGACGGCGATGATGGTCGACTTGTGCTGACATCACGCAACCCTGACGGGAGTGTGGTGCGTTTCCAGTTGCTGGCCTCCTCCCCTGAGATCTGCAGGGCCTGGGTCAATGATGTTGTTCAGATCTTGGAATCCCAGCGTAACTTCCTCAATG ccTTACAGTCACCTATTGAGTACCAGCGGCGAGAGAGCAAGTCTAATAGCCTGGGCCGCAGCATGAGGCCCCCTCTGTCTGCTGCCAGCGCTCTTCGGCCCCACTCTTCTGCCTCTATAGACCGTCATAAGCTGCCCTCCCTTCACTCTCACAACACCTCCCTGCCCACACTCTACCTACCCAGCCAAGGCCAGGGCCAAGGACCCAGCGAGACATACTCACTGCGGGAC CCCACTGTGGTCCAGCCATGTCCTGCTGACTCCCACACTGTTTCTCCATCACATGTCCAACTGGGCTTCACTGATCAGCCAAACTGTCAAGCTGTGTCAAATGGGCTGTACACAGCCACCACACAAAGTGCACAG cagagagcaggagagggcTGCCGAAGGGGTCATGCTACTGATGCTGGGATCCAGGCTCCATTGTCGGGCCCCTCAGCCGGACGACGCCCCAGCAACCTGGCTCAGCTAGCAGAGGATGACCTATGA